A single window of Amphiura filiformis chromosome 17, Afil_fr2py, whole genome shotgun sequence DNA harbors:
- the LOC140136868 gene encoding 14 kDa phosphohistidine phosphatase-like — protein MASLDSVADVDIDPSGKFKYILIEVEKGGQKKSIVRGYKWAGYHADIYDQVCSELEPKSFNCECVGGGRIEHNKNEQTLFVYGYSMGFGKANHEITVEKLKAWYPTYTKITFSDEGY, from the exons ATGGCTTCCCTAGATTCCGTTGCTGATGTAGATATAGATCCTAGCGGAAAATTTAAGTATATACTGATCGAGGTTGAGAAGGGAGGTCAGAAGAAGTCGATAGTACGAGGCTACAAATGGGCTGGATATCATG CTGACATATACGATCAAGTCTGTAGTGAATTAGAGCCTAAATCTTTCAACTGTGAATGCGTTGGTGGTGGCAGAATAGAACACAACAAAAATGAGCAAACACTATTTGTTTATGGTTATTCTATG GGATTTGGGAAGGCAAATCATGAAATAACAGTAGAAAAATTGAAGGCTTGGTACCCAACTTATACGAAGATAACCTTTTCAGATGAGGGCTATTGA